The Limanda limanda chromosome 21, fLimLim1.1, whole genome shotgun sequence genome contains the following window.
TGAAATGGCTGCTCCCGCTGTTTGGTTGGACAAATGCAAACCAAAAGAAGCACTTCTCCTCTTAACGGCCCTATGACACCCCCATTAATTGCTTTTCCCAAACGACCACAGGTCAAACATGACCAGAAGTGGCAGGTAATTGCTTCCAAATCCTCCTGAAATCAGGGGTTAATCCAGATCCCAGATGTACGACGCGCAGAGAGGAAATAAGGACGCCGCCCCTCGTGGCCGCCGCGCTGGGCCGCTCTCCCCTGGCCAACAAAATGGATATAGTGGGCTTGTCATCGTAATGGCTGCATGGCACCAGGGTTCATCCATTTTGGCAGGACAGTGTTTGGTCAGCACTCGTATTTTCGGCTTAGCGCTGACTCCCGGGGACAGACATGACAGCAAGAGGATAAGGTCACACACAGACGACTCAATAGCAGGATTGTATCTGGATGATTGAGACTTTACAACTATACTGCACACATCACTGTATGAATACTTATCTAGATACACTAGtattatttgtgtaatttgtattATACTTCATTATATTCGGTAGTCGACTAACGACTACATTATTTTCTATACATGTTGTTTGACAAGATATGAATAATTTAGGTTAATTATGATAATACATGTTATTCCCTGGCGCCTTTCTACATACCCAAGGACACCTTAGTATATATAAAACGAATAAAcacattaataatttaagttaaACCATCAAATCACAGCTAGACAATCGTTGCTCGGCCTTGGCAGAGGCATTTCATCGTCACATAAATTGATCTAGGGTCTTTCTGCAGTTTTATTGTTGCACATATTTGTTTTCCCATCTTTCTATGTAGATCCCTTGTGTCGctgtaaaattaaaaattcTAACACTTTACCGACAGTCTTGTGTTATTCCTCTGCGCCACAGTTACCAACCGCTTGACAACACACACCCTGGGTTGGAGTGTAAATACTAAGCAGGATGTAATGTTGACATGAGTCATAATCAGACCATATAAGATGTAAATGGGAATACAACTAGAATATTGTATtagcaactcatgtaaacatcataatcTAAATAATATCTCTACAATATCCAAGTATTTTGCATGTGAACATGTCCAGTGAGACAGTGCTGCACTGGATAACAAGGGAACTGCTTCAACATAAATCGGGAAAAGTATCGTAacaaacacattatatcatatcatattgtattatactgcattacattgcatattgcaatatgacacagttaactgttttgcatttagcatttcactttttatattttttacatatttttattcagaaatgtttatctcaaaataaatgttacttggTAAAAAtcttggtaaaaagtgagtaaataagaagtaaacagtgagtaaatatatactggtttcccattttttattgctctcctatgcatgttgtatttattgcgtttttatgtttctatgttcattgtttgcactaATAACCAGAGcgaattccttgtatgtgtgaacgtacttggcaataaaatacttctgattctgattctgaaatctTGATCGCTTTGCAGtaagaaaaatatagaaaagcATCAGTCTTATCTTTTAATTTCTCCCTTTGGAGTCAAAAAGTATCTTAACCATAATAGATGTAAAGTCTTTGTAGCTCTATCACTTCAGAGTCTGTTGTTCTTTAAGAGCTCATCAAGACGAGGGcaggatggaggagatggaacCAGCACTCATACATCATGAGTCATAATGGGACTAAATAAGATGTAAATGGGGTTCTGAATAAAATATTCTATtagcaactcatgtaaacatcataatttaaataatatctCTACAATATCCAAGTGTTTTGCATGTGAAGATGTCTAGTGAGACAGTGCTGCACTGGATAACAGGGGAACTGCTTCAACATAAATCGGGAGAAGTATCGTCAAACAAATCTTGATCGCTTTGCAGCAAGAAAAATATCTTATCTTTTAATTTCTCCCTTTGGAGTCAAAAAGTATCTTAACCATAATAGATGTAAAGTCTTCGAAGCTCTATCACTTCAGAGTCTTTTGTTCTTTAAGAGCTCATCAGGACGAGGGcaggatggaggagatggaacCGGCTCTCAGACATCATGAGTGAGACCTTGCATAATGTGGCTTGTCGCAGTAAAATGAGCGAACGTGGGCGAATCGCAGCCCACCACCACttccaccagcaccaccaccactgcaGGGCAGAGAAGTGGGGCACAGCGACCTTGCTGGTAATCCGTctgccctccctcccacccccccaccccggcTGAGAGTAATGCACTGTACGAAAACGCCTCCGAGTCTAAGTAATAGACGGTTTGAGGATAACTCTGACATATGGTGATGCATCGCCTCTCCCCCCTGGGGCCGTCGCTCACCGGCTGACCCCAGCGGCAAACACAGAACCACCAAAAGGCTGCATTGTGGGTACTCTTTCTTTTACGGTTTACAGCAATTCCTCCTCGCTGTGCGTTTGTCAGATTTCAACACCCTCAGTTTATGATAATCTAAGAACAGCGATGGGTTTGTGCTAATGATAGAGTGTGAAAGAAAATGATAGGTGTTCTTTGAGCCGAGTGGAGTGGCGTCTGCTCAGAGGCGCGTAGGCAGCAGGAacccaggtgtgtgtctctgtgtgtgtgtgtgtgtgttgtggtgttgaTTGAGGGGAGTGTGAGAGTAGGCAAAGAGTGAGAGCGAGGTGATTAAGGTGCacggaaaaaataaatcagattatTTTTGGGTTTGGAGGGAACACAGTGTCAATCCAGGGGAGATTATCTATTTCATCTTTTCCACACAAACCCGTCTCCACCACCAGCAGAACTATACAACCAATACTAAAAATACAAATCCCCACAAACCAGGGAACCAAAACATGAACTTTACCATCCACCGACATTAAGTGATTAGAGAAGGAAGCCACAACAAACAGGGAATAAATAAGACGTCTTCCTGCActggactggggggggggaggcggccCTGAGAGGCGAGGCGGGTCTGTGTGACGATAACAATGCTGCTATTTTTACTAACGGTAGCAGACTGGTGACAAAGAGCgagaagggagagaagaagggagcgagagagagagagagagagagggagaacgaggaggagcagacaaAGGCTGGAGTGTGAACTCTACCCGGAGCAGAGAGATGCTATTTTTTGCCGACTTGAGACGgcgagcagagacagagacgagcGTTCACAGAGACATGTGTCCAGACGTTCAACCGCCATCGCCACAACAAGCCAGGGCCAAGGCCAAGAGCTGAAGGGGGGGAAATATGCACTGACACAAAtggccacttcctgtttggagcTGACACCGTGACTTCAGAGCGACAGAGCCGTTATACAGTCGCATGACATTTGAGCTGCATAATAACGCCCCTCCCATTTGACCTCGCTCCCCCGCCTCTGGCTTCCACTCTCACCCACCCCTGCATCAATCTCCATAACAAAAGGCCACAATGATACAGTGTGAAGGGACGCAGCGGGAGCTTGTTCTCCGATGACGGCAGCGGTGTCACAAACAAGttctgcttttttgtttttttagtttttataatcCAAGCCTGAGATTTGACTTCTTTATCGCAAGCACAAATAAAAGCTTCCTCCATCTCGTGAGGATGAAACGgctgttttctcattttctcctgCTTTAAACTCACAATGACGGAGACACTAAAGCTCCGGAGAGAGTAATATGGGATTTATGGGATTTTCAGCACGggtgaggaggggtgggggggggtagagATCATTGTGTGGATATTAGAGCTCAACAGAAGCTCAACACAAGTACTGGAgggtttttttatttctcatttgctttaaagctgcatttctttctccttttttaatgGGAGTTTAAAAGAATGTATTTGTAAAGCTATTATcatttccttcctttccttgaGGAGATTTGTTTACAGCCAGTGTTTCTCGTGCATCATTGATGTCTCGACAACAGCTTAATGAATTTCCTTcctcataaaaaacaaacatttacaaagctAATTTTGTTCTCATTGTTTACGtctgtgtttactgtttacaGTGTCTCCTCACCCCCGTCTTCCTCCTGCTAGCTGCTCGATTGCGACATTTCTTGCATCGATGTGACCAAAATGACCAAAGCTTCGTCAATGGGAAACAAAGTGACTCCTCAGAGCAAGCCACACTATTCATACAAATCAGCACCAGGGGGCGCTCATGCTCACACCCAGAACACGCTATTGGAAACAGTTGCTACTCTCCCTTTCACCGATTGCTCCAGACGTTAGGGACTGCAGTCGAACGCAAGTTACTATTACCGTTGAAGTTACTCGAGCTAACGTGACCAAAtcattggctgacgcacgcccGGCCAATCACGAGCCAGCTGtcatctcagctgtcaatcatgaagctCCGCCCCATTTTATAAGCATCAAGaagaaggggatgaagatgcaATGGGCTTTACTTCAGCTGAGCAgtcttgtcgtccatctttgtttacagtctacGATGATAACTCTggacagacactcacacatagCCCCATTTGTTGGTACCGTTGCCATGGCGATGCTCATCAATTAGCTGTCTCTCAAGTCTAATTCGGGAGCCGCATCCTTCGTAGGCTGCGTTTGAAGACCTAGCAACTGAGAGACTAGACTGTTCCAATTCAAGAATCGAAGGCTTCCCCAGGCCCAAAATATCCCATAATACATTGCTcttcattcaaattcattttcatatGCAAGTACTCACGTGATAAAACATCTTTCCAGAGTTTCTAATCGACCGATCTAATCAAGTCGGACAAAGGATGCGGCTCCTGACACTTAGCTGAGGAATGTGGAAGGTGGAACTTCTGAAGGACCCCTGCAGATGGGGGTCCGTTCATGTGCCTGTTCAAATATTAACCATCAGTCTACACAATATTGCTCAGGTCTCCTTTACAGACCTTAAGCTGATGCACACATCTCAGGCTCTGGCGCTGTgtgaagaagctgcagagccAATGTGCAgccgggaggagagagagcaacTCTCAACTCGCCTGGTCGTGATACGGGACAGGAGCCCTTTGTCACTGGGATGGTTTCTGTGtgagggaatgtgtgtgtgagtgtgtgagtgtgtgtgtgtgtgtgtgtgtctgtgtgagatgCTCAGTGTCAGGGCCCACTTCAGCAGCTCAGACCTCGAGGCAGAGCGGCgagtctgagctgcagaggatcCGATGCTCCTCTCCGGATCATTACaccacccacagacacacagagacactttaaatcaactctacctcctcctcctcctttcctctcctcctccatccccctcctctcctATCTCACTGGTCCAAGAGGAgatttctctcttcctctctctctctatcgctcacacacaaataacactCCATTACTCATTCAGCTCCTCATCCACTGTCCACTATCCACTCCTCTAAAAAACAGGGCTAATTATCCAGgccctcttttttccccccctcctcctcctcctcctcctcctcctcctcctcctcctcctcctcctcctcctcctcctcctctctctgcacccccccaccGGGCAATTATTTACAGAAGCAGCTCCAGATAAGTATCTACATTGCAGCTCTTTAGGGGCCCGTGTCAGCTGCACAGCAGGAATGCACGACCATCCGCTGGCAGCTGGGGGCACTGGccggagagggaggggggggtggggggtgttttAGTGGTGTGCACTGCCCCACCACCCGCCACGTTGGAAAAATCAAAAAGGTCAGCATCCTTGTGACACCGGCAGAGGAGAGTGAGTTTATTAAAAGAGCTGACGGAGATGAACTTTGAGGTCAAGTTCaaccacaggaggaggagagagaggacccccaggatccagctcctgggggggggtctcacctcctcatcttcataACCTGGAATCAGAACTGTtaatgtggtgtgtgtgtgtggatcatgtGACCTCACCTTGATGACGTCCGTGCTGAAGCGGATCTTCCTGGACTCGGGGGGGTCCTCCTCCGCCGGCAGCCCAGTTATCTCCACACAGCTGGACTCTGGCTCGTAGCtgtcgtcttcctcctcctcctcttcctcctcttcctcctcttcctcctggtcCACCTCCCCATCCTCTCCCACCGCGCTGTAGGTGCTGATGTCCATCGAGTCCGGGCCCGAGCGGTCGTCCCTCAGCGTCCTGTCCTCCTCAGCGTCCTGGTCCCTGTCCGGCCTCAGCAGCCCTCCTCCCTGGGGGTCTTCTCCGTTCTCCAGGGAGACCCGGGGGTCTCCACGCTGGGTCGAGCTGGAGGACTCTGACAGTTTGACCTCTGCACCTGCATCCGACACAGTGGGCCGGTCGGACTTTGGGGACCCCCGTCCAACGCTCTGACCCCCATTGATGCCCTCTGCAGGGGCGGCCATCCTCCCCCTGGGGGTCCTCGGGGGCCCCTCCTGGTCCCTCTGATAGCCCGCATCCTCGTCCTGGTGGCCCCCCCCTGCTGCGAAGGCACTGACCCTCTTTGTGATGATTTTGGAGTTCAGCACGCCCACCTTGGCGCTGACCCCCCGGGAGGGcagcgggggggtggaggagaggcGGTGCAGGTTGTTCCGGAGCTCGGAGGCCCGCTCGAACACGGCGCTGAGCTGGCTGACGGTGGGCGACACGGCCTCGCTGGTGTCCAGGCTGTCCAGGGACTCCGTGGAGCCGTTGAAGCGGGCCATGGCGTCCAGCCGGCCCTCCTGGAAGCCGGAGGCCTTGTCGCTCTTCAGCAGCACCCGGGTGGTGGCcagcttctccagcttctcctgctgctgttgctcGAACATGCGCCGGGTCTCCTGCAGCTTGGAGTAGCTCGGGGACCCGGCCCGCTGGACCCCGTTCTCCGGCTTGGGGGGGTCGAACCTGTGCACCCGCTCGGACACGGAGGAGCCGAGCTTCAGGAGCGCGCTGTGGTCCACGTTCTCGTTCAGGCTCCCGGCTCGGGGCAGGGAGAGCCGGACGGACTTCTCCTCGGTCCGGTCCccccctccgtcctcctcctgctcctccgccTCCGCGTCGGCCGGGGCCGTGGTCTGCATCTGCTGGAACATGTTCTTGATCCGGTGCACGTTGGACCCGTACCTGCGGCCCCGGGGCCCGTCCTGCATGTCCCCGTTGGAGGACACGGGCTGCAGGGCCTGCATCCCCGCCTCGTACGCGTTCCGGTGCGGCGACGGGCTCCGCAGCGTggagccggagccggagccCGGGCTCTTGGATGTGGATTCGGTCTTCATCATGGTCGGGTCAGGACGGCATGCCTCCTGTCTCCAGCCCCCGGAGGTGAAATCTGTGTGGACGAGCCCggcagatggagagaaacaaaaacaacagatcgcattagaggaggaggaggaggtggaggaggaggtggaggcccTGTCTGCATCCGCTGCGACTCACGTCCCGACGCTGAGGAGAAAGTGTGCACGATGCATCTGTCACTAgcggctcctgctgctgctgctcgatgAGAACCTGCAGCGGAGAATTCAAATACTCGTTAACCagcagagaagcaggagaagaggagcagctggagacagaTCGCTTACGTTTAATCCCTTTTTCCAGGCAGCATCATTTTGATCTGTTCATTCTGGAAGCTGCagatttctgctgctgctgctgctgctgctcacagctgctgctgcatggaggAGCGAGCCCTGGGTCCTAGAGCCCGTCgctcacatcctcctcctcctcctgtgggtctgtgtctgcagctgcagcatcacTGAGACTCATTCATTTATCACCTGCAGGAACCGACTGATAGCATGTGTTGCTGTGGGAGGTTTCATCCAtaacacacaggaaacatgtTTTAATGGTGCAAAGTTTTGGATAAACAAAGGAGAAATGATACCATATGATAGATACAAGAACAGCTGCAAGAGGCTAAACTGGCTAAAATTAGTGAAAGAAATGCCTTCATTTTGAGCTCAAAAGGAAGGGATGGTAGAAGATGTTTTAACAATAATGTAAGAAGTCAAAATTGGGAGAGACATAATTGTTAATGTCACACAAAATTgtcgtgtttttaaaaaaaattcataacTGAACTGAATGAAGTGAAGCTATGGAGTCTCAACGcccttaatatatatatatatatatatatatatatatgtgtgtgtgtgtgtgtgtgtttgtgtgtatatatatataagaatgcttttaattgtaaaatatagtGAAGTTGAAGGTAAGATAATAAGGTAAAGTAAGGCAAGATCATTTAAGGGAAGATTATTCGAGATGGGGTAATATGGTAGAATAAGGTAAGAGAAGAGAAGATAATGTAAGATAATTAGGTTAAATAGGGTATGGTAAGTtcatttaagataagataaggcAAAATAATAtggtaagataagataagagagGAATTGCTGCTCCAAAAACTCGACTCTCATTAGGACCCAGTGGAACTTCCCTCACGTCAAACCTCCAGTAACACATCCGTTCGTCTACACAATGTTGCTTCCTGCGTCCTGCGTCTGtcagcacacatgcacacacatgcacacacacatgcacagatgcacacacacatgcactagtATCATCATAGACAAAgcccccccctgctgctctCACACTGATCTGACTTGATACTGATTCCACTGATTCACCTGCACAAGGACACACACCCTGAGTCTCACACTGAGAccacaacacactgacacaacaacacactgctcATGTTTACTGAACTCATTCTGTCTGACAGCAGAGACTCACTGAGGCTGAAGGACACAACTGCAGGGACAACGTCAGTGAGGCAACAGCGCCACCTAGCTCTGCAGTGAAAGTCATGATGTGTAACCTGAGGAAAGTGACTGAGAGTGAAAGAGTTGAATGAataaaatcaatgttttttttctgtttatataactaactaactaacttatAAGATATGAGTTTAGAAAAATCCCTTTATTAATCAGAGTACAtacattttattacattattattgtgttgctattattttaatgttttatttctgtattattttaatCCCGCTGACCTTATTTACCTCATTTGCCCTGAAACTTTTCCAGTTTGTACCATTTAAAGTTCTTTGTAACTGTAAAGtgctgtgtaaataaagtttattatttattgacttGAGCCTCCAGTAAATAGAGAGTCAAATTATTTTCTAgatatatgaatatttaaaactgttttcaatACATTCTTTCAGATCCAGGTTAGGTTCTTAATTAGAAAATACATCAAGAAAAAgattatattttatctttaaatctACATCTTCTTGTGATTCCTCTAATTAAAAATCTTAGTTCACCCCCAGCTTTAAAAAGATAACTGATTATACAACCAGTGGCAATAATCCCTCCTCTGATTCCCTCCACATTTCACACTGACGCCGTCCGGATGTTATTATAGGTGAGTGAAGTATAAATAGAGCTGACGCGTCGCTGGCTGAGACCAAGCCCCTCTCCGCTTGCTCCTGTCAAtcaaaaaccaaaacaagatGGCAGGCTGCAGGAGCTGGGTCCTCTTCTTCACAGGCAAGTTTATTATATCTATTCTATTATTCCACTTCATtagagaacacaacacaacagaggcAGGCCTCCATCCGGCTCTGGTATCAGATCTGTGGGTTGTTTAAGTGTAAACATGATGTCAGCAGGGAAGGATCAAAGGCCCAACTGTTAAAACTCCAACATGGGGGGGTcttttaactgtttaaagtcAAGTTAAA
Protein-coding sequences here:
- the ppp1r9bb gene encoding neurabin-2, encoding MMKTESTSKSPGSGSGSTLRSPSPHRNAYEAGMQALQPVSSNGDMQDGPRGRRYGSNVHRIKNMFQQMQTTAPADAEAEEQEEDGGGDRTEEKSVRLSLPRAGSLNENVDHSALLKLGSSVSERVHRFDPPKPENGVQRAGSPSYSKLQETRRMFEQQQQEKLEKLATTRVLLKSDKASGFQEGRLDAMARFNGSTESLDSLDTSEAVSPTVSQLSAVFERASELRNNLHRLSSTPPLPSRGVSAKVGVLNSKIITKRVSAFAAGGGHQDEDAGYQRDQEGPPRTPRGRMAAPAEGINGGQSVGRGSPKSDRPTVSDAGAEVKLSESSSSTQRGDPRVSLENGEDPQGGGLLRPDRDQDAEEDRTLRDDRSGPDSMDISTYSAVGEDGEVDQEEEEEEEEEEEEEDDSYEPESSCVEITGLPAEEDPPESRKIRFSTDVIKVFATYPNEDYDRRNEDVDPMAASAEYELEKRVERLDLFPAELEKDGDGLGISIIGMGAGADMGLEKLGIFVKTVTDGGAAQRDGRILVNDLIVEVDGTSLVGVTQTFAATVLRNTSGTVKFVIGREKPGEQSEVAQLIQQTLEQERWQREMMEQRYNQYMDEQEGAEYGTDEEEDDDEEASPPYPSAIEVFDLAENEDMSPLETDPEKLAHKYKELQIKHAVTQAEIQQLKRKLHHAEQDKQRWRMDKAQLEQTLQENKERMEKLEGYWMEAQSLCQAVDEHLKETQSQYQALERKYSKAKRLIKDYQQKEIEYLKKESQRSAQVGEEASLLKEESGQLQEQVLQVADLECRVEELKSEPL